The following DNA comes from Methanomassiliicoccales archaeon LGM-DZ1.
GTGCGCATCGACGGCAGGAAGATAGCGAAGGAGCGGGGGCCTGCCGTGATCCTCGCGTTCAACAAGCCGAGGGGCCTGGAATGCACCTCGGACCGCGGGAACGAGGGCTCCGTCATAAAGTACATCGGGTACCCCAAGAGGATCTTCACGGTGGGGAGGCTCGACAAGGATTCGGAGGGCCTGCTGCTGCTCACCAACGACGGCGAGCTGGCGAACAGGATCATGCGCTCCAGGTACGGCCATGAGAAGGAGTACGTGGTCACCGTGGACCGCGACATCGTGCCGGAGTTCCTGGAGGGGATGGCCGGGGGCGTCCCGCTCGGGGACGGCGTCATGACCCGCCGCTGCAAGGTATCGGCCGAAGGCCCGAGGGTGCTCAGGATAGTGCTCAGGCAGGGCCTCAACAGGCAGATCAGGAGGATGTGCGCCTATTTCGGATACGGCGTGGTGAGGCTCGTGCGCGTCAGGGTGATGAACATCGAGCTGGGGGATCTGAAGCCCGGGCGGTACCGGGACATCTCCCGGTCCGAGCGCGAGGTCCTCCTGAAGATGCTGGCTGAGAGCCGTCTGGAAGAGAAGGACCGAGGGGGCCGGAGCCCCCTCCGATCACAGGATCATCCTCTCTATAAGGCCCTTGGAGAGCTCCCTCTCCTCCTCGGTGGTCTGGAACGAGCACTTGATCTCGTACTCCTTGTGGGTGCCGAGGCAGTCGGCGGAGGCGGTCAGTATGCCCTCGTCGGACGCCTTGAACCTGACCGATACCTCGGTCCTGCGGTCGACGCCCTCCGGGAGGTTGACCAGGAACTCGCCGACCGGGGTGCTCTCGACGATCTCGGTCCTGTCGGTGCCGGTGTCCGCCAGGTTCTCGTAGATGGAGACCTTGACCACCTTCTGCCCCTCATCGACCGGGTAATAGATCTTCGTCTTGCTGATCGGCAGGACCTCGTTCCTGAAGATCAGGTTGGAGATGTACTCGTTCTTCTTCTCGTCGGTGACCCTGATGCCGAACGTCTTGGAGAGGACGTTGTGGACGATGATCCTGTTGGCGTCCTTCGCGACGGGCTCGGGCTCCTCGATGACCTCGATGCCGCTCTCCCTGACCGTCTGGGGCTCGGAACGGCTGACAGGGGGCACCTCCGCGGCGGACGGGGCCGGCGCGGGAACGGGGATGATCTCAGGTTCGGGGGCATCGAAGCAGTAGCTGCTGAACAGCGCCGCGCCCTTGGCGATGGACTGGTCCGGATCGAAGACCTGGATGCTGTTGTTCGGGAAGGCCTCGGAGAGGGCCGCTTTGACCTGCGGCATCTTGGATGACCCGCCCACGAGCAGGAACGCGTCGATCGTTGCCGGGTCGATGTTCTTCGTCTCCAGGGCGCGTTTCACGATATCGACGGTGGTCGTTATGAGGGGGCGGGTAGCGTCCTCGAACTCCTTCCTGGTGACTGAATACGAGCCGCGCCGGCCGTCTTCCATATTGAACGTGCCGCGGACGGAGACGTTGGTGGACAGTTTCTTCTTGTGCCTCTCGGCATCGTACAGGAGCCTGCCGGAATCTTTCGGATTGATCGAGAGCTCGTCGGCGCTGAGGCCGTAGGATGATGCGATCTTCTTGGTGATCAGATTATAGAGCTCCTCATCCCACATCATGCCCCCGAGCCTCATCTCCCCGTCGGTGGCCACGGCCGTGAACCGGTTGCCCTCGATGTCGAGGACGGTGACATCGAACGTGCCTCCGCCGAGGTCGTAAACCAGGACCCTCCTCTTCCCGTCGCCTTCATGGCCGAAGCCGAACGAGATGGCGGCCGCCGTAGGCTCGTTCAGGATCTTGACATCCTCGAGCCCTGCCTCGAGCCCCGCCTCCTTGGTGGCGTCCCTCTCCCTCTGCCCGAAGTACGCGGGGCAGGTGATGACCGCCCGCGTTACATGGGTGGCCTGCAGCTCATTTATGTCCTCGAGGAGCCTTTTCAGGATGACTGTGGAGATGTTGACAGGGGTGTAGTCCTTACCGTCGACGGAGAACTTCCAATCGGTCCCCATGTGGCTCTTGACCCACCGGGCCGCCCTTTCCGGATCGAAGGCGACCGATTCATCCACGGCCGTCTCCCCGATCAGCACGTCGCCGTCCTCCCTGAAGTAGACCACCGACGGCGTGGTATCGCCGCCGTAAAGGTTCTTGCATACCTCAGGTTTCCCTTCGTTGTTCAGATATGCGATGCACGAATATGTTGTCCCCAGGTCGATACCGACCTTCAAGCTGCTGTTATCCATCCCTTCTCACCTGTGCTGTACTTGTGCTGTATCGATGATAGTGCTGTATGAACCGTGCGGGCTCAGCCTCGCTGGCCCGCTTTCTTGTAAACAGTGACCCTCTCTTTAACGACCGCGCGGCCGCTGTACTCGTAACCATCGGACAGCCTCTCGGCCACTTTCCCGGAGAGCCCCGGGTCGTCCGTCGGAACGGTGTCGGCGATCCTCTGATGCACGGTGTCCACCCTGTCCCCGTCCTTGCCGTAGGGGCCGATGACGACGCCGGCATCGGTGAGCATGTTCTCCAGGTCGATCTCGTAGGTCTCGAAGGAGTCGAGGATGTCGTCGATGGAGAGGTTGTCCTTGTTGCGCTCCATGTTCGCAAGCATCTCCTTGATGTCCTCCCTCATCTGGCACATATTGTAGAGGAGCAGCATGAACTTGCTGTCGGCCAGCTCCCCCTCCCTGCGCGAGACCAGTTTGGAATAAGCCTCGAACTGCTCCCTCGAGGTGACGTAGGGCTCCCCGGCGCCGGTGCCGCCCTGGGCCGGCTGCACCGGCCTGCTCTCCAGGGCCCTGACCCTCTCCACCAGGTCGGCGGACATGAAGTAGATGTCCTGGATCCTGCGCTCGGTCTCGGAGCTCGTCCCGCGGCCGCCGGATGCGGAGATCTCCGCCAGGATCCTGTCGAACTTCTCGTCCACCATCTTGACGGTCACCCTGGACGAGGCCGTCTTCTTGGTCCCGTCCGCCGCCTTCTTCCTGGTCTTCGCCGGTTTGTCAGCTGACTTAGCAAGCTCGATCTCGTTGTTTCCTTCTGTCATGATTCAGATCCTCCCTCCGCAGGCCGTGAAGAGCCAGATGAACGGGTCCTCGGCCCTGAAAGGCTTTACGTCCTTAATTGTCCCGCTCCCGGACGGCTCCGATCCGAGCGCCGAGACGGCGAAATACTCGTGTTTCCTGAAGCCGCTGACGGCGGAGATGAACCTCTGGGAGGCGTTCCTCCTGAAGTACTCCTCCACCTCGGTCCCGGCCTCCGCCAGGCAGACCGGGTCGGCGCGCCCCCTGACGCGCGCCACCCTCAGGGACGATTCGGGGCCGATGAAGAGGTCCTTCCTCTCCCCTTCCCTCGGGTCGCGCATGATCAGGTCGGCCTTGGACAGCGCCACCGCCAGCGGCTTGTCTATCTTCTCCCTGGACCTCAGCGGGCGCCCGCGGACCAGCTCGATGATGTATGTGAGCGTGTCGGCGGCGTCCTCGCTGTCCGGCTCCATGCCCAGGGCCTCGGCCACCGGCGGCATCTGCAGCGGGTCCACCAGCAGCAGTATGCCGCTGGCGTTCCTTATGGCCGCCAGGAGGTCCGGGTCGATCTTGCCGCGGCGGGCGTCCATGTCGTACCCGGAGGTGTCGAAGAACGCCACCGTGTACGTCCTGCCGCCGTCGGCCGTCGGGAAGGTGAGGTAATAGACCAGCGATTCATGGCCGCCCCTGTCCTCCTCATAGGGGAGGGTGGGATCGATCGTCCTGTTCTCCACGAACAGGGGGCGGCGGTAGACGTCCTCGTACCTGTTCTCGGTCCTGGCGGTCGCCGGGACGAACTCGGTCCCGAACTCCTCGGAGAACCTCCCGGCCAGGGTGTCGATGAGGGCGGCCATGTAATGGCTCTTCCCGGCCCCGTCCGCGCCGAGGACGACGAAGATCAGGCTCCCGTTCTCCTCCGCCGAGCCGGAGATGGGGTTGTGGCATTCGGGGCACAGGCGGACCTTGGACCTCCTGCCGCAGATCTCGCACCTGCCGTCCGGGGACGACCTTATGATATGGTGCTTGGTCGTCTCCGCGTCCGGGGAGTTCCTGTCCTTGTGCAGGTACCTGGTCCTCTCCAGGTCGATCTCCTCGTTCGGTTTGAACTCGGAGCGGAACTGCCTGCTGCCGGGCATGGCCAGGAACTTCGAGGTGCACAGCGGGTCGGAGCAGACGTAATGGATCCTCCCGAGGTCGATCTCATGGAAGCAGAACGGGCACACATAGGGCCTCTTCTTGTCAGGCATTGCCGGCGGACCTCCCGTACAGAGGATGCACGATCTTATGGTGCCAGTACTCGTCGGTGTCGTAGAAGAACAGCCTCATCCTCTTCAGGTCGGCGTCCTCCTTGGCCGCCTGGAAGCTGATCTCGGCGCGCCCGCGGTCGAGGTTCACCGGGCGTTCGGAGTCCCAGATCATGTCCCCGTCGTCGGACCT
Coding sequences within:
- a CDS encoding Hsp70 family protein, whose product is MDNSSLKVGIDLGTTYSCIAYLNNEGKPEVCKNLYGGDTTPSVVYFREDGDVLIGETAVDESVAFDPERAARWVKSHMGTDWKFSVDGKDYTPVNISTVILKRLLEDINELQATHVTRAVITCPAYFGQRERDATKEAGLEAGLEDVKILNEPTAAAISFGFGHEGDGKRRVLVYDLGGGTFDVTVLDIEGNRFTAVATDGEMRLGGMMWDEELYNLITKKIASSYGLSADELSINPKDSGRLLYDAERHKKKLSTNVSVRGTFNMEDGRRGSYSVTRKEFEDATRPLITTTVDIVKRALETKNIDPATIDAFLLVGGSSKMPQVKAALSEAFPNNSIQVFDPDQSIAKGAALFSSYCFDAPEPEIIPVPAPAPSAAEVPPVSRSEPQTVRESGIEVIEEPEPVAKDANRIIVHNVLSKTFGIRVTDEKKNEYISNLIFRNEVLPISKTKIYYPVDEGQKVVKVSIYENLADTGTDRTEIVESTPVGEFLVNLPEGVDRRTEVSVRFKASDEGILTASADCLGTHKEYEIKCSFQTTEEERELSKGLIERMIL